The Prosthecobacter vanneervenii genome has a segment encoding these proteins:
- a CDS encoding MdtA/MuxA family multidrug efflux RND transporter periplasmic adaptor subunit: protein MNEPTPSTNPPSAKGRAGCFIIIFLALAGGGWLWMHRPEPAAAGAPGGRGMRGGTAAVTVGEVKQENFDEWVSLAGTVTPLYVVTVRSRVDGQLDKVHFVEGQMVKAGDLLAEIDPRPFQVALDQAKGQLERDEALLANAHKDMDRYTMLLKQDSIARQQVDTQASLVRQYDAALTSDRAAVASAALQLSYTKVTAPLTGRVGLRQVDPGNMIRSTDANGLVIITQMDPIGLICNIPQERVDAVRRRLASGDKVQVEAVDKEMNKLLGRGHLLTTDNQIDLTSGTLKLKAQLPNAESLLFPNQFVIARLLVNTIPNATVAPANAIQRGAKGAYVYVLQEAESTVSMHTVTTGPTQGDRVLITEGLKPGDKVITQGVDRLREGAKVEVIIPGKPPAGRLAKSGDQDKAKGQGKGDKAAMLP from the coding sequence ATGAACGAACCCACCCCTTCTACCAATCCGCCGTCAGCTAAAGGACGCGCCGGATGCTTCATCATCATCTTTCTAGCCCTTGCCGGGGGCGGCTGGCTGTGGATGCACCGTCCCGAGCCTGCGGCTGCCGGAGCGCCTGGGGGCAGGGGAATGCGTGGCGGCACGGCTGCCGTCACGGTGGGAGAAGTGAAGCAGGAGAATTTTGACGAATGGGTCAGCCTCGCGGGCACCGTCACGCCGCTATATGTGGTCACCGTGCGCAGCCGTGTGGACGGCCAGCTGGACAAGGTGCACTTCGTCGAAGGCCAGATGGTCAAAGCTGGCGACCTGTTGGCGGAGATCGACCCGCGCCCTTTCCAGGTGGCACTTGATCAGGCCAAAGGCCAGCTCGAACGCGATGAGGCGCTGCTGGCCAATGCCCACAAAGACATGGACCGCTACACCATGCTGCTCAAGCAGGACTCTATCGCCCGACAGCAGGTGGACACCCAGGCTTCGCTGGTGCGTCAGTATGATGCCGCGCTCACCTCAGACCGCGCCGCTGTGGCCAGCGCGGCCTTGCAGCTCAGCTATACTAAAGTCACCGCACCGCTCACCGGCCGCGTGGGCCTGCGCCAGGTGGACCCGGGCAATATGATCCGCTCCACTGATGCCAATGGGCTGGTCATCATCACGCAGATGGACCCCATCGGCCTCATTTGCAACATCCCCCAGGAGCGCGTGGATGCTGTGCGCAGGCGCCTGGCTTCCGGAGACAAAGTGCAGGTGGAAGCCGTGGACAAGGAAATGAACAAGCTGCTCGGCCGCGGCCACCTGCTCACCACCGACAACCAGATCGACCTCACCTCCGGCACGCTCAAGCTCAAGGCGCAGCTGCCCAATGCCGAAAGCCTGCTGTTCCCGAATCAGTTTGTCATTGCACGTCTGCTCGTGAACACGATTCCCAATGCCACCGTGGCACCGGCTAATGCCATCCAGCGCGGAGCCAAAGGTGCCTATGTCTATGTGCTGCAGGAGGCCGAGAGCACCGTCAGCATGCACACCGTCACCACCGGCCCCACGCAGGGGGATCGCGTGCTTATCACTGAAGGCCTGAAGCCTGGAGACAAAGTCATCACCCAGGGAGTGGACCGCCTGCGCGAAGGCGCCAAGGTCGAGGTCATCATCCCTGGCAAGCCACCTGCTGGCAGGCTGGCCAAGAGCGGCGATCAAGACAAGGCAAAAGGGCAGGGGAAAGGCGACAAAGCCGCCATGCTTCCCTGA
- the secY gene encoding preprotein translocase subunit SecY — MISAFANSFKVPELRSRILFTLAMIVIVRIGASITLPGVDPTVLNAWIENKAGDNASGAAQVAALLNIFSGGGLQNCAIFALGIMPYISASIMLQLLTAVWPPLSKMAREEGGRQKITQYTRIATIVLCVFQSWLLAQSLADPQQNYLMAGLQDAIDKLGGRPLVPNYGYGFLFTSVITITAGTMLMMWLGEQITDRGIGNGVSILICVNIVSDLPGALIQVWQTFVGSVKASPSSAFTLVLLMGFMILVIAGVIALTQATRRIAITYAKRVVGRKVYGGQTQYLPLKINYSGVMPIIFAQAILLFPSTILASLFKDVNWIQKMALFVSSGWVYYVASSLLIFFFSYFWVATMFQPTQISEDLKKSGGYIPGIRPGKPTADFLDFTMSRLTFAGAIFLTGLYVMPGMVSSLMKISSSAAQFFGGTSLLILVGVVLDVMRQVETHLLQSHYDGFLKKGRIRGRVDRVQQGVRPMDSKTIVILWVVLAAIVLIGVAYKLMLK; from the coding sequence ATGATCTCTGCCTTTGCCAACAGCTTCAAAGTCCCCGAACTTCGCTCGCGCATTCTCTTCACCCTGGCGATGATTGTCATCGTCCGCATCGGTGCCTCCATCACGCTTCCGGGCGTCGATCCCACGGTGCTCAATGCCTGGATCGAAAACAAGGCGGGAGACAACGCCTCCGGAGCCGCCCAGGTGGCAGCTCTGCTCAACATCTTCAGCGGCGGCGGCCTGCAAAACTGCGCCATCTTCGCCCTTGGCATCATGCCCTACATCAGCGCCAGCATCATGCTGCAGCTTCTCACTGCTGTGTGGCCTCCTCTGAGCAAGATGGCCCGTGAAGAAGGCGGCCGTCAGAAGATCACCCAGTACACCCGCATCGCCACCATCGTGCTTTGCGTGTTCCAGTCCTGGCTCCTCGCCCAGTCTCTGGCAGATCCTCAGCAGAATTACCTTATGGCAGGCCTGCAGGATGCCATCGACAAACTCGGCGGCCGCCCGCTCGTGCCCAACTACGGCTACGGCTTCCTCTTTACCAGCGTCATCACCATCACCGCCGGAACCATGCTCATGATGTGGTTGGGCGAGCAGATCACTGATCGCGGCATCGGCAACGGTGTTTCCATCCTCATCTGCGTCAACATCGTCTCCGACCTTCCCGGTGCCCTCATCCAGGTGTGGCAGACCTTCGTCGGCAGCGTCAAGGCCAGCCCCTCCAGTGCCTTCACCCTCGTGCTGCTCATGGGCTTCATGATCCTCGTCATCGCAGGTGTCATCGCCCTCACGCAGGCCACGCGCCGCATCGCCATCACCTACGCCAAGCGCGTCGTCGGCCGCAAGGTCTATGGCGGTCAGACGCAGTATCTTCCCCTGAAGATCAATTATTCCGGCGTCATGCCCATCATCTTCGCCCAGGCTATCCTGCTTTTCCCCTCCACCATTCTCGCCTCCCTCTTCAAGGACGTGAACTGGATCCAGAAGATGGCCCTCTTCGTGAGCAGCGGCTGGGTGTACTACGTCGCCTCCTCCCTCCTGATCTTCTTCTTCAGCTACTTCTGGGTGGCCACCATGTTCCAGCCCACGCAGATCTCTGAAGACCTCAAGAAGAGCGGCGGCTACATCCCGGGCATCCGCCCTGGCAAGCCCACCGCCGACTTCCTCGACTTCACCATGAGCCGCCTCACCTTTGCAGGCGCCATCTTCCTCACCGGCCTGTATGTCATGCCTGGCATGGTCAGCTCCCTCATGAAGATCTCCAGCTCCGCTGCGCAGTTCTTCGGCGGCACCAGCCTGCTGATCCTCGTGGGCGTCGTGCTCGATGTCATGCGCCAGGTGGAAACCCATCTGCTGCAGAGCCACTATGACGGCTTCCTCAAGAAGGGCCGCATCCGTGGCCGTGTGGACCGTGTGCAGCAGGGCGTTCGCCCCATGGACTCCAAGACCATCGTCATCCTCTGGGTCGTCCTGGCTGCCATCGTGCTCATCGGCGTCGCTTACAAACTCATGCTCAAGTAG
- a CDS encoding multidrug efflux RND transporter permease subunit, which translates to MNPSRIFIERPVATTLLMVAVLLVGGLAYRLLPVSALPQVDYPTVQVVTLYPGAGPEVMTSSVTAPLERQFGQMPGLAQMYSISSGGSSVITLRFTLGLKLDIAEQSVQAAINAATTLLPTDLPNPPVYNKVNPADAPIITLALTSQSLPLIKVQDAADTRLVPKLSQISGVGLVSLSGGMRPAVRIRANPVALSARGLSTEDLRAAISTGNVNQPKGGFDSATRSSTVDANDQLISADDYRNLVIAWRNNAPVRVIDVADVVDEAENVRLAAWADVQPAVVVNVQRQPGANVIEVADRIKALIPKLKENLPKAVDVQLLTDRTTTIRASVEDVQYELLLSIVLVVAVIFVFLRSVSATIIPAVAVPLSLVGTFAVMWVCGFSLNNLTLMALTIATGFVVDDAIVMIENIARYIEAGDSAMEAALKGARQIGFTIISLTLSLIAVLIPLLFMQDVVGRLFREFAITLAISIVISAIVSLTLTPMMCARLLRHGGEGPIAQMVSRGFDAIIALYGRVLRVVLNHGATTMLVFIATLVATGVLYESVSKGFFPLQDTGLIQGFVEAPQNVSFSALGRRQQALARLILEDNAVQSVSSFIGVDGVNTTPNTGRLLINLRPRHERDATAMQVVRRLQDKANRLPDVQLYLQPVQDLNIEDRVSRTQFQFTLQSPDIESLQDWTHALVEELRESPLLADVADDLLDRGLQARVIIDRETASRLGVTVAAIDAALYNAFGQRLVSTIFTQSGQYRVVLEHDLEFQEGLAAFDQVRVPSTSGQQVLLNAVAKIVEEPATLAVAHQDQFPAATVSFNLAHGVSLGAAVAEIQRIKNEINMPDSIETAFAGTALAFQSALSNQLLLILAAVVVMYLVLGILYESFIHPLTILSTLPSAAVGALLALKLTDSELGVMAIIGIVLLIGIVKKNAIMMIDFAIEAEREHNMSPREAIYQACLLRFRPILMTTLAALLGALPLMIGHGEGSELRHPLGLTMVGGLLFSQLLTLFTTPVIYLIFDRFAPSAHRRQAAEQTAVASPAIA; encoded by the coding sequence ATGAACCCCTCACGCATCTTCATCGAGCGGCCCGTAGCCACCACGCTGCTGATGGTGGCCGTGCTGTTGGTGGGCGGCCTTGCCTATCGCCTGCTGCCAGTTTCCGCGCTGCCGCAGGTGGACTACCCTACCGTCCAGGTTGTCACGCTTTATCCCGGTGCAGGTCCGGAGGTCATGACGTCCTCGGTTACCGCGCCGCTGGAGCGCCAGTTTGGGCAGATGCCCGGTCTCGCGCAGATGTACTCCATCAGCAGCGGCGGCTCCTCTGTCATCACCTTGCGCTTCACTCTTGGGCTCAAGCTCGACATTGCCGAGCAGAGCGTGCAGGCCGCCATCAATGCCGCGACCACGCTGCTGCCCACCGACCTGCCCAACCCGCCGGTTTATAACAAGGTCAACCCTGCCGACGCGCCCATCATCACGCTGGCGCTCACCTCGCAGTCGCTGCCGCTCATCAAGGTGCAGGATGCCGCAGACACGCGCCTCGTGCCCAAGCTCTCGCAGATCTCCGGTGTGGGCCTTGTCTCCCTCAGCGGCGGCATGCGCCCCGCCGTGCGCATTCGAGCCAATCCGGTGGCGCTTTCAGCACGCGGCCTCAGCACCGAGGATCTGCGCGCGGCCATCTCCACCGGCAATGTGAACCAGCCCAAGGGCGGCTTCGACAGCGCCACGCGCAGCAGCACCGTGGATGCCAATGACCAGCTCATCTCCGCAGACGACTACCGCAATCTCGTCATCGCCTGGCGCAACAACGCCCCCGTGCGTGTCATCGACGTGGCCGACGTGGTGGATGAGGCGGAAAACGTACGCCTCGCCGCCTGGGCGGATGTGCAGCCCGCCGTGGTGGTGAATGTGCAGCGCCAGCCCGGTGCCAACGTCATCGAGGTGGCGGACCGCATCAAAGCGCTGATCCCCAAGCTGAAGGAAAACCTGCCCAAGGCTGTGGACGTGCAGCTCCTCACCGACCGCACCACCACCATCCGCGCCTCCGTGGAGGACGTGCAGTATGAGCTCCTGCTTTCCATCGTGCTGGTGGTCGCCGTCATCTTTGTCTTCCTGCGCAGCGTCAGCGCCACCATCATTCCCGCCGTGGCCGTGCCGCTCTCACTCGTCGGCACCTTTGCTGTCATGTGGGTCTGCGGCTTCAGCTTGAACAACCTCACGCTCATGGCCCTCACCATCGCCACCGGTTTCGTGGTGGATGACGCCATTGTGATGATTGAAAACATCGCGCGCTACATCGAGGCGGGAGACTCCGCCATGGAGGCTGCTTTGAAAGGTGCGCGCCAGATCGGCTTCACCATCATCTCCCTCACGCTCTCGCTCATTGCCGTGCTCATTCCGCTGCTCTTCATGCAGGACGTGGTGGGCCGCCTGTTCCGCGAGTTCGCCATCACGCTGGCCATCTCCATCGTCATCAGTGCCATCGTCTCGCTCACCCTCACGCCCATGATGTGCGCACGCCTGCTCCGGCATGGAGGGGAGGGGCCCATCGCGCAGATGGTATCGCGTGGCTTTGATGCCATCATCGCCCTCTATGGCCGCGTGCTGCGTGTCGTGCTCAATCACGGCGCCACCACCATGCTCGTTTTCATCGCCACGCTGGTGGCCACCGGCGTTCTCTATGAGAGCGTGTCCAAGGGCTTCTTCCCTCTGCAGGACACCGGGCTCATCCAGGGCTTTGTGGAGGCTCCGCAAAATGTGTCCTTCTCCGCGCTCGGGCGCAGGCAGCAGGCACTGGCGCGGTTGATCCTCGAAGACAATGCCGTGCAGAGCGTCTCCTCCTTCATCGGGGTGGATGGCGTCAACACCACGCCCAACACCGGCCGCCTGCTCATCAATCTGCGCCCCCGCCATGAGCGCGACGCCACCGCCATGCAGGTGGTGCGCCGCCTGCAGGACAAGGCCAACCGCCTGCCCGATGTGCAGCTCTACCTTCAGCCTGTGCAGGATCTCAACATCGAAGACCGCGTTAGCCGCACGCAGTTCCAGTTCACCTTGCAGTCTCCCGACATCGAGTCTCTCCAGGACTGGACGCACGCGCTGGTGGAGGAGTTGCGCGAGTCTCCACTGCTCGCTGATGTGGCCGATGATCTTCTTGATCGCGGCCTGCAGGCGCGTGTCATCATCGACCGCGAGACCGCCAGCCGTCTTGGCGTTACCGTCGCGGCGATTGATGCTGCGCTTTACAATGCCTTTGGTCAGCGCCTCGTCTCCACCATCTTCACCCAGAGCGGGCAGTACCGCGTGGTGCTGGAGCATGACCTGGAGTTTCAGGAAGGGCTGGCCGCTTTTGACCAGGTGCGCGTGCCATCAACCAGCGGGCAGCAGGTGCTGCTGAATGCCGTGGCCAAGATCGTCGAGGAGCCCGCCACGCTCGCGGTCGCACATCAGGATCAGTTTCCCGCCGCCACCGTGTCGTTCAATCTCGCGCACGGTGTCTCCCTCGGTGCCGCCGTGGCGGAGATCCAGCGCATCAAAAACGAGATCAACATGCCCGACAGCATCGAGACCGCCTTTGCCGGCACCGCGCTCGCCTTCCAGAGCGCGCTAAGCAATCAGCTCCTGCTTATCCTAGCCGCCGTGGTCGTCATGTACCTCGTGCTCGGCATTTTGTATGAGAGCTTCATCCACCCGCTCACCATTCTTTCCACGCTGCCCTCCGCCGCCGTGGGTGCGCTGCTGGCGCTCAAGCTCACAGACAGCGAGCTCGGCGTCATGGCCATCATCGGCATCGTGCTGCTCATCGGCATCGTGAAAAAGAACGCCATCATGATGATCGACTTCGCCATTGAGGCCGAGCGCGAGCACAACATGTCCCCCCGCGAGGCCATCTACCAGGCCTGCCTGCTGCGCTTCCGCCCCATCCTCATGACGACGCTGGCTGCGCTGCTCGGTGCACTGCCGCTCATGATCGGCCATGGGGAGGGCTCCGAGCTGCGCCATCCGCTGGGCCTTACCATGGTGGGCGGCCTGCTCTTCAGCCAGCTCCTCACACTTTTCACCACGCCGGTCATCTATCTCATCTTTGACCGCTTTGCTCCCTCCGCCCATCGCAGACAGGCGGCGGAGCAGACGGCCGTCGCCAGCCCCGCCATCGCATGA
- the map gene encoding type I methionyl aminopeptidase: MAFLKPGSIPIRHGAQQQGIRRACQVARDVLIRTASQVAVGITTAEVDRFAAAEIKACGATSAFLGYGRDKFPGNICISINEEVVHGIGGPRVIQDGDVVKIDVGVHYDGWVGDNALTVPVGNVAQETLHLLAATEESLLNAVKYARDGWMLGDLCHSVEHHVKQYGYSVVREFVGHGVGRKLHEEPQVPNYGKKGERPRLKAGMTLAIEPMINLGTGKTRVLEDKWTVITLDRKPSAHYEHVVLVTPDEPEILTARGRMFPKGVADLTPRPVSELGM, from the coding sequence ATGGCCTTTCTTAAACCGGGAAGCATTCCCATCCGCCACGGCGCGCAGCAGCAGGGCATCCGCAGAGCCTGCCAGGTCGCGCGCGATGTTCTCATCAGAACCGCCTCACAGGTCGCCGTGGGCATCACCACGGCCGAGGTCGACCGCTTTGCCGCCGCAGAGATCAAAGCCTGCGGTGCCACCAGCGCCTTCCTGGGCTACGGTCGCGACAAGTTTCCTGGCAACATCTGCATCTCCATCAACGAAGAGGTGGTGCATGGCATCGGTGGACCTCGCGTGATTCAGGACGGCGATGTCGTCAAGATCGACGTCGGTGTGCATTACGATGGCTGGGTGGGCGACAACGCCCTCACCGTTCCTGTCGGCAATGTCGCCCAGGAAACGCTTCATCTCCTCGCCGCCACCGAAGAATCCCTCCTCAATGCCGTGAAATACGCGCGTGACGGCTGGATGCTCGGAGACCTCTGCCATAGCGTGGAGCACCACGTGAAGCAGTACGGTTACAGCGTCGTGCGCGAGTTCGTCGGTCACGGCGTCGGCCGCAAGCTGCACGAAGAGCCTCAGGTGCCAAACTATGGCAAAAAAGGCGAGCGCCCCCGTCTCAAGGCAGGCATGACGCTTGCCATCGAGCCCATGATCAACCTCGGTACCGGCAAGACCCGTGTGCTTGAGGACAAGTGGACGGTCATCACCCTGGACCGCAAGCCCAGCGCACACTACGAGCATGTCGTTCTCGTCACCCCTGACGAGCCCGAAATCCTCACCGCCCGTGGTCGCATGTTCCCCAAAGGCGTCGCCGACCTCACCCCGCGTCCGGTTTCCGAGCTGGGGATGTAG
- the rplO gene encoding 50S ribosomal protein L15, with translation MQLQDVKPRPGAKKSRKRIGCGESSGHGKTSCKGHKGQMARAGRGIRPGFEGGQMPMHRRLPKKGFNNALFQDAIEVVNVGELNAFDDGAVINEAALREAGLVSRTCDIIKILGSGDLSRKLTIQGAKVSASAREKIEKAGGSIAA, from the coding sequence ATGCAACTCCAAGACGTCAAACCCCGCCCCGGCGCCAAGAAGAGCCGCAAGCGCATTGGCTGTGGCGAAAGCTCCGGTCATGGCAAAACCTCCTGTAAGGGACACAAGGGCCAGATGGCCCGTGCAGGCCGTGGCATCCGCCCTGGCTTTGAAGGTGGCCAGATGCCGATGCACCGCCGTCTCCCCAAGAAGGGCTTTAACAACGCCCTTTTCCAGGACGCCATTGAAGTCGTGAATGTCGGTGAGCTCAACGCCTTCGACGACGGCGCTGTGATCAACGAAGCCGCTCTTCGTGAAGCCGGCCTCGTCTCCCGCACCTGCGACATCATCAAGATCCTCGGCTCGGGAGATCTCTCCCGCAAGCTGACCATCCAGGGCGCGAAAGTCAGTGCCTCCGCCCGTGAAAAGATTGAAAAAGCCGGCGGTTCCATCGCTGCCTGA
- the rpsE gene encoding 30S ribosomal protein S5 has product MSEETATIESAAKEAAAEAQVPASQPQQTFSSFRRDDRGPREVDGVEKVVHINRCAKVVKGGRRFSFSALVVSGDAKGKVGCGFGKANEVSDAIKKATEASRKNQFSVVLKDSTIPHEVTGAHGGGHILLKPAAPGTGIIAGGGARAVLEAAGVKDVIGKSLGSSNHANVVRATLAALTALRPADEILRSRGKEIKERKAL; this is encoded by the coding sequence ATGTCCGAAGAAACAGCAACTATCGAGAGCGCGGCCAAGGAAGCCGCCGCAGAGGCCCAGGTTCCCGCATCCCAGCCCCAGCAGACTTTCTCTTCCTTCCGTCGTGACGACCGCGGTCCTCGCGAAGTGGACGGTGTGGAAAAAGTCGTCCACATCAACCGTTGCGCCAAGGTCGTCAAAGGCGGCCGTCGCTTCAGCTTCAGCGCGCTCGTCGTTTCCGGCGACGCCAAGGGCAAGGTTGGCTGCGGATTTGGCAAGGCCAACGAAGTTTCCGACGCCATCAAAAAGGCAACGGAAGCCTCCCGCAAGAACCAGTTCTCCGTCGTCCTCAAGGACAGCACCATCCCTCATGAAGTGACGGGTGCCCACGGTGGCGGCCACATCCTCCTCAAGCCCGCAGCCCCTGGTACCGGCATCATCGCCGGTGGTGGTGCCCGCGCCGTGCTTGAAGCCGCAGGCGTCAAGGACGTCATCGGCAAGTCCCTCGGCTCCAGCAACCACGCCAACGTCGTGCGTGCCACGCTGGCCGCCCTCACCGCCCTGCGCCCCGCAGATGAGATCCTCCGCTCCCGCGGCAAGGAGATCAAGGAGCGCAAGGCCCTCTGA
- a CDS encoding efflux RND transporter permease subunit, whose amino-acid sequence MSFTDTFIHRPVATTLATLAVALAGALAYTSLPVSPLPQVDMPSISVSASLPGASPETMAATVATPLERALGRIAGVTEMTSSSSMGVTSISLQFDISRDVDSAARDVEAAINASRSLLPTGMPGNPTYRKMNTADSPIMIMALTSDVATPGQMYDVASTVIAQKISQVDGVGNVSIGGSSLPAVRATMNMPALTRANLTMEDVRAAITSANVTRPKGIVEDRSHRWQVVASDQLSKAEEYKNVIVSYSNGAAVRLADLGEVTDAVQDAFNYGSTNGKTSVSFVVFRQAGANIIEVVDKIKALMPRLKAMIPAAMNLEITMERTITIKASIDDVQHSLLIAIALVVLVVFAFLRRARATLIPGVAVPVSLLGTFGVMYLCGYSLDNLSLMALTISTGFVVDDAVVVLENITRHIENGMPVMEAARRGTREVTFTVISMSISLVAVFIPILLMGGLMGLLFREFAVVLSVAIAVSLVVSLTTTPMMCARMVRADPHDHKPGFFARFSEGIFLWIQSFYAYTLHIALRHRWLTLCSLLGIVGLTGWLYVTIPKGFFPQQDNGLLIGSISADQNISFQAMRDKIITISNLVQNDPAVAKLNASCGSDSRMGGPKNTGRVFVALKPLAEREPMDAILARFRGKLSKIPGAMLLLMPSQDLRIGGRSSRALYQYTLMANDVATLRSVEPKVRLALLGLKELTDVNSDFEDKGTVTRLVVDRDACARIGVTMQSVDAALNSSFGQRMVSTIYAPLNQYRVILEASQNDDAGALEHVMVRTTSGKLVPLNQLARWEAAPAPLSISHQGQFTALTFSFNVAPGTSFAQATEAVTETVDKLNLPEDVQRIFAGTAGAFQASLNNQPILILTALIVIYLVLGILYESFLHPLTILSTLPSAGVGALLALYVFGMDFNVMAMIGIFLLIGIVKKNAIMMIDFALQTERERGLDSFQAIYEACQLRLRPILMTTAAALLGALPLAFGTGVGSELRRPLGIAVVGGLIVSQVLTLYTTPVVYLFLDSLRLRFLKKHHISPVTHPVSAPAPAAL is encoded by the coding sequence ATGAGTTTTACAGACACCTTCATCCACCGGCCCGTGGCGACGACGCTCGCCACGCTGGCGGTCGCATTGGCGGGTGCCCTGGCCTACACCAGTCTGCCGGTGTCTCCGCTGCCGCAGGTGGACATGCCCTCCATCTCCGTCTCCGCTTCGCTGCCCGGTGCCAGTCCGGAGACCATGGCCGCCACCGTGGCCACGCCGCTGGAGCGTGCGTTGGGGCGCATCGCCGGTGTCACGGAGATGACCTCTTCGTCCTCCATGGGCGTCACCAGCATCAGCCTGCAGTTTGACATCAGCAGGGATGTGGACAGCGCCGCACGCGATGTGGAGGCCGCCATCAATGCCTCCCGCAGCCTGCTGCCCACCGGCATGCCGGGAAATCCGACGTACCGCAAGATGAACACGGCGGACTCTCCCATCATGATCATGGCGCTGACCTCGGACGTGGCCACGCCCGGGCAGATGTACGACGTGGCCTCCACCGTCATCGCGCAAAAGATCTCGCAGGTGGACGGCGTGGGAAATGTCAGCATCGGCGGCAGCTCGCTGCCCGCCGTGCGCGCCACCATGAACATGCCCGCTCTCACGCGCGCCAATCTGACCATGGAGGATGTGCGTGCTGCCATCACCAGCGCCAATGTGACACGGCCCAAGGGCATCGTGGAAGACCGCAGCCACCGCTGGCAGGTGGTGGCCAGCGACCAGCTCTCCAAGGCCGAGGAGTACAAAAACGTCATTGTCAGCTACAGCAATGGAGCCGCCGTGCGTCTCGCGGATCTTGGAGAGGTCACTGACGCCGTTCAGGACGCCTTCAATTACGGCAGCACCAATGGCAAGACATCCGTCTCCTTTGTCGTCTTCCGTCAGGCCGGGGCCAACATCATCGAGGTGGTGGACAAGATCAAAGCCCTCATGCCGCGGCTCAAGGCCATGATCCCGGCGGCCATGAATCTGGAGATCACCATGGAGCGCACCATCACCATCAAGGCCTCCATTGATGACGTGCAGCATTCGCTTCTCATTGCCATCGCGCTGGTGGTGCTGGTGGTGTTTGCCTTCCTGCGCCGCGCTCGCGCCACCCTTATTCCCGGCGTGGCCGTGCCCGTCTCCCTGCTGGGCACCTTCGGGGTCATGTACCTCTGCGGCTACAGTTTGGACAATCTCTCCCTCATGGCCCTCACCATCAGCACCGGCTTTGTGGTGGACGACGCCGTGGTGGTGCTGGAAAACATCACTCGCCACATCGAAAACGGCATGCCTGTCATGGAGGCCGCGCGGCGCGGCACGCGGGAGGTTACCTTCACCGTCATCTCCATGAGCATCTCCCTGGTGGCGGTGTTCATTCCCATTCTTCTGATGGGCGGGCTCATGGGGCTGCTCTTCCGCGAGTTTGCCGTGGTGCTCTCCGTGGCCATCGCCGTGTCTCTCGTGGTCTCACTCACCACCACGCCCATGATGTGCGCACGCATGGTCAGGGCGGATCCGCATGATCACAAGCCCGGCTTCTTTGCCCGCTTTTCGGAGGGCATCTTCCTCTGGATTCAGTCCTTCTACGCCTACACGCTGCACATCGCGCTGCGCCACCGCTGGCTCACGCTCTGCTCTCTTCTCGGCATCGTGGGTCTCACCGGCTGGCTCTACGTCACCATCCCCAAGGGCTTCTTTCCCCAGCAGGACAACGGCCTCCTCATCGGCAGCATCAGTGCCGACCAGAACATCTCCTTCCAGGCCATGCGCGACAAGATCATCACGATCTCCAACCTCGTGCAAAACGACCCCGCCGTGGCCAAGCTCAATGCCAGCTGCGGCTCAGACTCCCGCATGGGCGGCCCCAAAAACACCGGCCGCGTGTTCGTAGCGCTCAAGCCCCTGGCCGAGCGTGAGCCGATGGACGCCATTCTTGCCCGCTTCCGTGGCAAGCTCTCCAAAATTCCCGGTGCCATGCTGCTGCTCATGCCCTCGCAGGATCTGCGCATCGGCGGCCGCTCCAGCCGTGCGCTGTATCAGTACACCCTCATGGCCAATGACGTGGCCACCCTCCGCAGTGTGGAGCCCAAGGTGCGTCTGGCGCTGCTGGGACTCAAGGAGCTCACTGATGTGAACAGCGACTTTGAAGACAAGGGCACCGTGACCCGCCTCGTGGTGGACCGCGATGCCTGCGCCCGCATTGGCGTGACCATGCAGTCCGTGGATGCCGCGCTCAACAGCTCCTTTGGCCAGCGCATGGTCTCCACCATCTATGCGCCGCTGAACCAATATCGCGTCATTTTGGAGGCCTCACAAAACGACGACGCAGGCGCACTCGAGCATGTGATGGTGCGCACTACCTCCGGCAAGCTGGTGCCGCTGAATCAGCTCGCCCGCTGGGAGGCCGCGCCCGCACCGCTTTCCATCAGTCATCAGGGGCAGTTCACCGCGCTCACCTTCTCCTTCAATGTGGCTCCCGGCACCTCCTTTGCCCAGGCCACTGAAGCGGTGACGGAAACCGTGGACAAGCTGAACCTGCCAGAAGATGTGCAGCGCATCTTTGCCGGCACGGCGGGCGCTTTCCAGGCCTCGCTGAACAACCAGCCCATCCTCATCCTCACCGCGCTCATCGTCATCTACCTCGTGCTGGGCATTCTCTACGAGAGCTTTCTGCACCCGCTCACCATCCTCTCCACGCTGCCCTCTGCCGGGGTGGGCGCGCTGCTGGCGCTCTATGTCTTTGGCATGGACTTCAATGTCATGGCCATGATCGGCATCTTCCTCCTCATCGGCATCGTGAAAAAGAACGCCATCATGATGATCGACTTCGCGCTGCAGACAGAGCGCGAGCGCGGGCTCGATTCCTTCCAGGCTATCTACGAGGCCTGCCAGCTGCGCCTGCGCCCCATTTTGATGACCACCGCCGCCGCGCTGCTGGGCGCACTGCCGCTGGCCTTTGGCACCGGTGTGGGCTCCGAGCTGCGCCGCCCGCTGGGCATCGCCGTGGTGGGCGGGCTCATCGTCAGCCAAGTGCTCACGCTTTACACCACGCCGGTTGTCTATCTCTTTCTCGACAGCCTGCGGCTGCGCTTCCTGAAAAAACACCACATCTCGCCCGTAACGCATCCTGTCTCTGCTCCCGCTCCCGCTGCACTATGA